A genomic window from Silurus meridionalis isolate SWU-2019-XX chromosome 21, ASM1480568v1, whole genome shotgun sequence includes:
- the si:dkey-199f5.8 gene encoding beta-1,4-galactosyltransferase 3 isoform X2, translated as MPTLTSKWRYLFMLLGVQLIVMALLSREAYQKRVTYFFRIFRKLDVLSGSAGPGSGHGSNHTGADVYANLSHLAQAFNKEDLHYCPKTSPLLSGPIHVSFPSGLTLAQVERKNPLVVRGGRYRPPDCEARHRTAIIIPHRNREQHLKFFLYYIHPFLQRQQLSYGIYVIHQAGDYTFNRAKLMNIGFREAMREEDWDCLFFHDVDLIPEDDRNMYTCDRNPKHAAIAMDKFGYKLPYKAYFGGVSALSPLHYLKMNGFPNNYWGWGGEDDDIGIRVSLAGMSISRPSLKIGRYKMIKHKLDEGNEVNPKRFSLLAKTQQTWRADGMNSVAYELVSREYLPLYTNITVNVGTEQSLRPPTPKTQPKERAENRPGR; from the exons ATGCCCACCCTGACCTCCAAGTGGCGCTATCTGTTCATGCTGCTCGGCGTGCAGCTCATCGTCATGGCCCTCCTGTCCAGGGAGGCGTACCAGAAGAGGGTGACGTATTTTTTCCGGATCTTCCGCAAACTGGACGTGCTAAGCGGCTCGGCCGGGCCGGGGTCGGGTCACGGGAGCAACCACACCGGTGCTGACGTCTACGCAAACCTGTCCCACCTGGCACAAGCGTTTAACAAAGAGGACCTGCACTACTGCCCTAAAACATCACCACTACTTA GTGGACCAATCCATGTCAGCTTCCCATCAGGACTCACACTCGCTCAGGTGGAGAGGAAGAATCCACTGGTGGTGCGCGGGGGGCGCTACAGACCGCCGGACTGTGAGGCTCGACATCGCACCGCTATAATCATTCCTCACAGGAACAGAGAACAACATCTGAAGTTCTTCCTCTACTATATCCATCCCTTCCTACAGAGACAACAGCTGAGTTACGGCATCTACGTCATCCATCAG gctGGTGACTACACGTTTAACCGGGCAAAGCTTATGAACATCGGGTTCCGGGAGGCTATGAGGGAAGAGGACTGGGACTGTCTTTTCTTCCACGACGTGGACCTGATCCCCGAGGACGACCGCAACATGTACACGTGTGACCGCAACCCCAAACACGCCGCCATCGCCATGGACAAGTTCGGTTACAA ACTGCCCTATAAGGCGTATTTTGGAGGTGTTTCCGCGCTCAGTCCTCTACACTATCTGAAGATGAACGGTTTTCCCAACAACTACTGGGGCTGGGGGGGTGAGGACGACGACATCGGCATCcg CGTGTCTCTGGCCGGGATGTCCATCAGTCGCCCGTCTCTGAAGATCGGCCGCTACAAGATGATCAAGCACAAACTGGATGAAGGCAACGAGGTCAACCCtaaaag gtTCAGTCTGTTGGCGAAGACTCAGCAGACGTGGAGGGCAGACGGGATGAACTCGGTGGCGTATGAGCTCGTGTCTCGTGAATACCTGCCGctctacaccaacatcaccGTCAACGTCGGGACGGAGCAAAGCCTGCGACCACCGACCCCCAAAACCCAGCCCAAAGAGCGTGCAGAGAACCGGCCGGGacgttaa
- the si:dkey-199f5.8 gene encoding beta-1,4-galactosyltransferase 3 isoform X1 → MPTLTSKWRYLFMLLGVQLIVMALLSREAYQKRVTYFFRIFRKLDVLSGSAGPGSGHGSNHTGADVYANLSHLAQAFNKEDLHYCPKTSPLLSGPIHVSFPSGLTLAQVERKNPLVVRGGRYRPPDCEARHRTAIIIPHRNREQHLKFFLYYIHPFLQRQQLSYGIYVIHQAGDYTFNRAKLMNIGFREAMREEDWDCLFFHDVDLIPEDDRNMYTCDRNPKHAAIAMDKFGYKLPYKAYFGGVSALSPLHYLKMNGFPNNYWGWGGEDDDIGIRVSLAGMSISRPSLKIGRYKMIKHKLDEGNEVNPKRFSLLAKTQQAWRADG, encoded by the exons ATGCCCACCCTGACCTCCAAGTGGCGCTATCTGTTCATGCTGCTCGGCGTGCAGCTCATCGTCATGGCCCTCCTGTCCAGGGAGGCGTACCAGAAGAGGGTGACGTATTTTTTCCGGATCTTCCGCAAACTGGACGTGCTAAGCGGCTCGGCCGGGCCGGGGTCGGGTCACGGGAGCAACCACACCGGTGCTGACGTCTACGCAAACCTGTCCCACCTGGCACAAGCGTTTAACAAAGAGGACCTGCACTACTGCCCTAAAACATCACCACTACTTA GTGGACCAATCCATGTCAGCTTCCCATCAGGACTCACACTCGCTCAGGTGGAGAGGAAGAATCCACTGGTGGTGCGCGGGGGGCGCTACAGACCGCCGGACTGTGAGGCTCGACATCGCACCGCTATAATCATTCCTCACAGGAACAGAGAACAACATCTGAAGTTCTTCCTCTACTATATCCATCCCTTCCTACAGAGACAACAGCTGAGTTACGGCATCTACGTCATCCATCAG gctGGTGACTACACGTTTAACCGGGCAAAGCTTATGAACATCGGGTTCCGGGAGGCTATGAGGGAAGAGGACTGGGACTGTCTTTTCTTCCACGACGTGGACCTGATCCCCGAGGACGACCGCAACATGTACACGTGTGACCGCAACCCCAAACACGCCGCCATCGCCATGGACAAGTTCGGTTACAA ACTGCCCTATAAGGCGTATTTTGGAGGTGTTTCCGCGCTCAGTCCTCTACACTATCTGAAGATGAACGGTTTTCCCAACAACTACTGGGGCTGGGGGGGTGAGGACGACGACATCGGCATCcg CGTGTCTCTGGCCGGGATGTCCATCAGTCGCCCGTCTCTGAAGATCGGCCGCTACAAGATGATCAAGCACAAACTGGATGAAGGCAACGAGGTCAACCCtaaaag gtTCAGTCTGTTGGCGAAGACTCAGCAGGCGTGGAGGGCAGACGGATGA